The following nucleotide sequence is from Streptomyces xiamenensis.
CGATCCGGAGCTGGTGACGATCATGGTCGGCGGCAATGACGCGTGCGCCCCCGATCTCGCCTCGATGACGGACACCGAGGACTTCCGCGCGGACATCGAGCGGGCGGTGGAGATCGTCCGGGAGTCGCTGCCGGACACCCAGATCTATGTGTCGAGCGTGCCGGATCTGCTGCGGCTGTGGGAGGAGGGCAGTACGTCGGCGCTGGCCCGCACGGTGTGGGGGGTGGCGGACGTGTGCCCGTCGATGCTGGCCGATCCGGTGGCCGTCACGCCGGAGGCGACGGAGCGGCGGGACGCGGTGCGCGAGCGGGTGGAGGAGTTCAACGCGGTGCTGGAGTCGGTGTGCGCCGCCGACGCGCTGTGCCGGTACGACGGCGGGGCGGTCTTCGGGTATCAGTTCACGGCGGACGATCTGAGCAAGTGGGACTGGTTCCACCCGAACGCGCGGGGGCAGGCCGCGCTGGCCGCGCTGGCGTATGAGCAGATCAGCATGGAGTAGGGCTCGTCGGTGCCGAATGGGGCCAAGTTATTGACACGGCGGCTTGGCTCTCATTACGTTCACGCCAGCATTTCGAACAGCTGTCGAAATATCGAACAAGTGAGAGGCTGGCTGTCCCCGTGCGCATCACCGGAATCAGTACGCATGTCGTCGGTACCCCCTGGCGGAACCTCACATACGTCCAGGTGCACACCGACGAGGGGCTGACCGGCGTCGGCGAGACCCGGATGCTGGGCCGCACCGACGCCCTCATCGGCTACCTCCGGGAGGCGGAGGTCAACCACATCAAGGGCTCCGACCCGTTCGCCGTGGAGGACCTGGTCCGCCGCATGAAGTACGGCGACTACGGGCGGGCCGGGGAGATCGTCATGTCGGCGATCGCCTGTGTGGAGACCGCCTGCTGGGACATCAAGGGCAAGGCCCTGGGCGTACCGGTGTGGCAGCTGCTGGGCGGCCGGGCGAACGCCTCCGACAACCGGATCAAGGCGTACGCGAACGGCTGGTACACCGTCGAGCGCACCCCCGAGGCCTTCCACCGGGCCGCCGAGGCCGTCGTGGCCCGCGGCTACCAGGCGCTGAAGCTGGACCCGTTCGGCACCGGCAACTTCGAGCTGGACCACGCCGAGACCGTGCGCTCGCTCTCCCTGGTCGAGGCGGTGCGGGACGCGATCGGCCCCGAGCGCGAGCTGCTGCTGGAGATGCACGGCCGCTTCTCCCCCGCCACCGCCATCCGGCTGGCCAAGGACCTGGAGGAGTTCGCGCCGTCCTGGCTGGAGGAGCCGGTGCCGCCGGAGAACCTCAAGGCGCTGGCCAAGGTCGCCGCAAAGACGACCCTGCCGATCGCCACCGGTGAGCGCATCCACGACCGGATCGAGTTCCGCGAGCTGTTCGAGTCCCAGGCCGCCGACATCATCCAGCCGGACCTCGGGCACCTGGGCGGCATCTCCGAGATGCGCAAGCTCGCCGCGACCGCCGAGACCCACTACGTGCTGATCGCCCCGCACAACGTCGGCGGCTCGGTGCTCACCGCGGCCAGCCTCCAGCTGGCGGGCTGCACCCCCAACTTCAAGATCCTCGAACACTTCAACGACTTCGCGGACGCCGAGATCAAGAAGGTCGTCAAGGGGGCGCCCGAGGTGGTCGACGGGTACTTCACCCTCTCCGAGGAGCCGGGGCTCGGCGTGGAGCTGGACACCGACGCCGCCGCCGAGTTCCCGCAGCAGCAGGCCCGGTTCGACCTGTGGGCCGAGGGCTGGGAGAAGCGGGAGGGGACGAACAAGTGACGCGCGGCAGCACGGCGCGCTCCGTCCTGATCGAGGAGCCGGGGCGGCACCGGCTGGTGACGGGGCCGCCCGCCGAGCCGGGCCCGGGCGAGGTGCGGGTGGCGGTGCGTGCCGCCGGGATCTGCGCCAGCGACCGCGAGGTGTACGAGGGCACGCGCGCGCCCGGCTATGTGCGCTACCCGATCGTGCCGGGGCATGAGTGGGCGGGCACGATCGAGGCGGTCGGCGAGGGCGTCGACCCCTCGCTGATCGGGCGCGGGACGGTCGCCGAGGGGTTCCGGGCGTGCGGGATGTGCGAGCGCTGCCGCACCGGGCAGACGAGCCTGTGCACGGCCGGGTACGAGGAGACCGGCTTCACGCGGCCGGGCGCCTTCGCGGACACCGTGGTCGTACCGGCCCGGCTGCTGCACCCGCTGCCCGACGGCGTGGACCTGAGCGCCGCCGCGCTGCTGGAGCCGGCCGCCGTGGTGGCCGCCGCCGTGCTCGCCGCCCCGCCCAGCCCCGGCGAGCGGGTCGCGGTGGTCGGCGCCGGCACGCTGGGGCTGCTGGCCGTCCAGTTCCTGGCCGCCTCCTCCCCCGGCGAACTGCTGGCCATCGACCCCAGGAAGCGTCCGCTGGAGCAGGCCGCGGCGTTCGGCGCGACCGCCACGGTCACCCCGGACGCGGCGAACGCCCTGCACGGGCGCTACGACCTGGTGATCGAGACGGCGGGGGCGCCGACCACCGCCCGGGACGCCACGCTGCTGGCGCGGCGCGGCGGGCGGGTGGTGCTGACCGGGATGCCGGAGGCCGGGGCGGTGGGCATCGATCCGGTGCATCTGTCGGTCTCCCAGCTGACCGTCTCCTCGGTGTTCGGCGCGACGCCCGCCGCCTGGAGCTACGCGGTGCGGGCGTTCGGTGGCGGGCTGCTGCGCCCGGCGGACCTGATCACCCATCAACTGCCCCTGGAATCCTTCGGCGAAGCGATCGAACTCGTCGGTAGCGGAGACCCGGAGGTGGGCAAGGTGTTGTTGACGCCCTAGCCGGCCGCCGGTGCCGCACCGCCCCGTGCCGGGGAGTCGTGTGACCGCCCGCCATCCCGTCCGAACCACGTACGACATATCGAACAAACCCTTACAGGAGCATCGTGTCTGAGTCAGCCGCCGCCCTTCCGCACCGCCCGGGCGAGGCCGCCCTGGCCTCGCTCGGCCACGCCATACCGGCCGGCGACACCGCCGACTCCTCCCCGCACGCCTTCCCCGACGGTGGCCGCTGGCGCACCGAGGTGCCCTCGGTCGAGGGCCCCGAGGCCCTGCACACCGTCCTGAAAGAGGCCGCCCAGCTGGGCGTGCCGGTCCACCGTGTCAGCCAGGGCAGCGGCGTGTGGATGCTCACCGACGCCGAGATCACCGAGATGGTGGACACCGCCGCGCGGGCCGGGGTGGAGCTGTGCCTGTTCACCGGGCCGCGCGGCACCTGGGACATCGGGGCAGGTACCCGTACCGCCTCGGGCGGCGGCGGGCTGCGGGCCCGCGGCCAGTCCGCCGTCGCCGGCTGCGTGGAGGACGCCCTGCGCGCCGCCGCGCTGGGCGTGCGCTGCCTGCTGGTGGCGGACGAGGGCGTGCTGTGGGTGCTGCACCAGCTGCGCGAGCGCGGCGACCTGCCGGCCGACACCACCTTCAAGGTGTCCGCGCTGATCGGCCCGGTGAACCCGGCGGCCGTCTCCGTCCACGAGGGGCTCGGCGGCGACTCCATCAACATCCCCTCGGACCTGACGCTGGAGCACCTCACCGAGATCCGCCGGGTCAGCCGGGTCCCGCTCGACTTCTACCTGGAGGCGCCCGACGATCTGGGCGGCTACGTCCGGATGCACGAGATCGCGGAGCTGATCCGGCGCGGAGCGCCCATCTATCTGAAGTTCGGGCTCAGCAAGGCGCCCGGCATCTACCCGTTCGGCGGGCACCTGCGGGACCTGGCGCTGGAAACGGCGCGGGAACGGGTACGGCGCGGACGGCTCGCCCTGGACCTGCTCGCCCGGCTCGGCGGGGGCGAGAGCGGCACCGACACGATGTCGCCGCTCGGTTCACGGCTTCCGGGCGCGCTCAACCGCTTCCCCATTCCGGCGAGCTGACGGAGAATCAGCCGGCCAGCACCACCACCACAACCGAACAACTTCCCTCACCGAACACCGCCAGGAACAGCGCCACCTGCACGACTCGCACCACGCACCACCGCACAGACAAGGCACCGCACCACCGAGTCGAGAGGACGTGACCCCGTCATGTCTCGCGCACGAGCCGCAACACGCGTCACCACCGCCACCGGCGCCGCCCTCGCCCTCACCCTGCTCCTGGCCGCCTGCGGCCAGGACTCCAACCGGGGTGGGGGCGGCGGCGGTGACCGGGATCCCGAGGCCGAGGGCGGCACCATCGGGATCGCGATGCCCACCAAGTCGTCCGAACGCTGGGTCGCGGACGGCAACAACATGGTCCAGCAGTTCGAGGACGCCGGTTACGACACGGTCCTCCAGTACGGCGAGAACCGGGTCGAGAACCAGGTCTCGCAGATCGAGAACATGATCTCCCAGCAGGTCGACCTGCTGGTGATCGCCGCCATCGACGGCAGCGCGATGACCAACGTGCTCCAGCAGGCCCACGACGCCGGGATACCCGTCGTCTCCTACGACCGGCTGCTGCTGGGCAGCGAATACGTCGAGTACTACGCCTCCTTCGACAACGAGCGGGTCGGCCGGCTCCAGGGCGAGTACATCGTCGAGGCCCTCGGCCTGGCCGACGGCAGCGAGGAAGGCCCCTTCAACATCGAGCTGTTCGCCGGCTCCTCGGACGACAACAACACCCAGTACTTCTTCCAGGGCGCCATGGACGTGCTCCAGCCCTACCTGGACAGCGGACAGCTGGTGGTCCGCAGCGGGCAGACCAAGCTCAGCCAGATCACCACCGCGGCCTGGGACGGCGGCCGCGCGCAGAGCCGGATGGACGACCTGCTGACCGCGCACTACTCCGGCCAGCGGCTGGACGCCGTGCTGTCCCCCTACGACGGCATCTCCATCGGCATCCTGTCCTCCCTCAAGAGCATCGGCTACGGCTCGGGCAACCAGCCCTTCCCGGTCATCACCGGGCAGGACGCCGAACTGGCCTCGATCAAGTCCATCATCGACGGTGAGCAGACCCAGACCGTCTACAAGGACACCCGCGAACTGGCCCGGCAGGCCGTGGCGATGAGCGACGCGCTGCTGACCGGCGGCGAGGCGGAGGTCAACGACACCGAGAGCTACGACAACGGTGTCAAGGTCGTGCCCGCCTACCTGCTGGACCCGGTGAGCATGGACATCACCAACTACCAGATCCTCATCGACGAGGGCTACTACAAGGAATCGGACCTCGGCTGAGCGGCGAGGCGGACGGAGGCAGACGGAAGCACGGGAGCGACGTCATGGCACGTGCACACGGCACGGCATCCGAGCCCGGACACGTCCTGCGGATGAGCGGCATCGTCAAGACCTTCCCCGGGGTGCGTGCCCTGGACGGGGTCAGCATGTCGGTGCGGCCCGGCGAGATCCACGCCATCTGCGGGGAGAACGGGGCCGGCAAATCCACCCTGATGAAGGTGCTCAGCGGGGTGCATCCGCACGGCAGTTACGAGGGGGACATCGAATTCGAGGGCGAGCCCTGCGCCTTCAAGGACATCCGCGCCAGTGAGCGGCGCGGCATCGTCATCATCCACCAGGAACTCGCGCTCATACCGCAGCTGTCCATCGCCGAGAACATCTTCCTCGGCAACGAACGCACCGGCGGACGCGGTTTCATCTCCTGGTCCACCACGCTGAGCGAGACCGAGCGGCTGCTGCGCCGGGTCGGGCTGACCGGCGAGCGCCCGCAGACGAAGATCTCCGCCCTGGGCGTGGGCAAGCAGCAACTGGTGGAGATCGCCAAGGCGCTGGCCAAACGGGTCAGGCTGCTGATCCTGGACGAGCCCACCGCCGCGCTCAACGACGAGGACAGCCGCCAGCTTCTGGACCTGATCCGCGAGCTGCGTGACCAGGGCATCTCGGCGATCCTCATCTCGCACAAGCTGAAGGAGGTGCTGTCGGTCGCGGATTCCGTCACCATCCTGCGCGACGGCCGCACCATCGAGACGCTGCCGGCCGAGGGCCTCACCGAGGACCGCATCATCCGGGGCATGGTGGGCCGCGAACTGGACGCCTACTACCCCGACCGGGTGCCCTACGAGGGCGAGGACGCCGGACAGGTGGCGCTCGCGGTGCGCGAGTGGACGGTGGCCCACCCCGCCGACGAGCGGCGCAAGTCGGTCGACTCGGTCTCCTTCGAGGTGCGGCGCGGCGAGATCCTGGGCCTGGCCGGGCTGATGGGCGCCGGCCGCACCGAGCTGGCGATGAGCCTGTTCGGGCGTTCCTGGGGCCGGTACGAGGGCGGCACGGTGGCCGTGGACGGCGAGGAGGTGTCCACCCGTACGGTGCCGGAGGCCGTCGCGCACGGCCTGGCGTACGTCACCGAGGACCGCAAGACGTACGGGCTGAACCTGATCGACACCATCAGCCGCAACATCTCCCTGGCGGGGCTGCCGGGGATGGCGCGGCGCGGCGTCGTGGACGAGCACGCCGAGACGCGGATCGCCGAGCGCTTCCGCACCTCGATGAACATCAAGACGCCCACGGTGTTCGAGCAGGTGGGACGGCTGAGCGGCGGCAATCAGCAGAAGGTGGTGCTCAGTCAGTGGATCAACACCGGGCCCAAGGTGCTGATCCTGGACGAGCCGACGCGCGGCATCGACGTGGGTGCCAAGGCGGAGATCTACGCGGTGATCAGCGCGCTGGCGGCCGAGGGGCGGGCGGTGGTGCTGATCTCCTCCGAACTGTCGGAGCTGCTGGGTCTGTGCGACCGGATCGCCACCATGGCGGCCGGGCGGCTGACCGGCGTACTGGAGCGGGAGCAGGCGTCCCAGGAGGCCCTGATGCGGCTGATGACGCGCACCGAGGAGCCCGTTGACAGCGTTGTCAGCGCGGCCGGCGGGGGCAGGGGCGACGAGGACGGGGAGGCACGAGGATGAGCGGCACCGACGTCACGCTGGACAAGAACGCGCCCGCGCCGGGCGGCGGTGACGGGCCCGGGCCCGGCCGCGGGAGCGGCGGGCCGGCCGGCGGACTGGCCGTGCTGGCATCGGAGTTGCTGCGCTCGGTGCGCACCAACATGCGCCAGTACGGGATGCTGATCGCGCTCGGCGTGCTGGTGGTGATCTTCCAGATCTGGACCGGCGGCGATCTGCTCATGCCGGGCAACGTCACCAACATCATCCTGCAGAACGGCTACATCCTGATCCTGGCCATCGGGATGATGATCGTGATCATCAACGGCCACATCGATCTGTCGGTCGGTTCGGTCGCGGCGTTCTCCGGGGCGGCCTCGGCGGTCCTGATCGTCAATCACGGGGTCCCGTGGCCGCTCGCCCTCACGCTGTCGCTGCTGATCGGCGCGGCGGCCGGGGCCTGGCAGGGCTTCTGGGTGGCGTACATCGGCATCCCGTCGTTCATCGTCACGCTGGCCGGGATGCTGCTGTTCCGGGGTGCCACCCAGCTGCTGCTGGACGGTCAGTCCCGGGGCCCGTTCCCGCGCGGCTTCCAGAACATGAGCCAGGGGTACCTGCCGGAGGTCGGCCCGTACACCAACTACCACAATCTGACGCTGCTGCTGGGCCTGCTGGTGGTGGCGGTGGTGCTGTTCCAGGAGTGGCGCAAGCGGCAGCAGCAGCGGGAGTACGAGCTGGAGGTGCTGCCCCGCAATCTCTTCCTCCTCAAGTGCGCCGCGATCGTGGCCGCGACGGCCGCGTTCACCATGACCCTGGCCAGCTACCGGGGTGTTCCGGTGGTGCTGCTGATCCTGTCCGGGCTGCTGATCGTGCTCGGCTACGTGATGCGCAACGCGGTGCTGGGCCGGCATGTGTACGCGCTGGGCGGCAACCGGGCGGCGGCCCAGCTGTCCGGTGTGAAGGACAAGCGGGTCACCATGGCCGTGTTCATCAACATGGGCGTGCTGGCGGCGCTGGCCGGATGTGTGTTCGCGGGACGGCTCAACGCGGGGACCCCCGGCGCCGGTCAGCTCTTCGAACTGGAGGCGATCGCGGCGGCGTTCATCGGCGGCGCGTCCATGAGCGGCGGCGTCGGCACGGTGCTGGGCGCGGTGATCGGTGGCCTGGTGCTGGGTGTGCTGAACAACGGCATGCAGCTGGTGGGGATCGGTCCCGACTGGCAGTCGATCATCAAGGGGCTGGTGCTGCTGGCCGCCGTGGGCTTCGATGTGTGGAACAAGCGCCGCGCTCGCACATGAAGGAGCGCTCCCGCACATGAAGGAGCAAAAGGCAACATGAGCACCACGGAGCACCGCACGGCCGCGGCCCCGCCCGCGCGCACCCCGTTCGGCACCCTGCCGGACGGAACCGGCGTCGACCGATGGACGCTGGCGCGCGGCGGGCTGCGGCTCGCGGTGCTCACCTACGGCGGGATCGTGCAGTCCCTGGAAGTACCGGACCGGGAAGGGCGGCTCGCGAACGTCTCGCTGGGCTTCGACCACCTGGCGCCGTACGCGGCCGGCGGCGCGTCCCCGTACTTCGGCGCGCTGATCGGCCGCTACGGCAACCGGATCGACGGCGGGCGGTTCACGCTCGACGGGCGGGAGCACCGGCTGCCGGTCAACAGCGGCGAACACAGCCTGCACGGCGGGAACACCGGGTTCGACCGGCGGCTGTGGGACATCACCCCCTTCGACGGGCCGCTGGGCACCGGGCTCACGCTGCGCCGGACCAGCCCGGACGGCGAGGAGTGCTACCCGGGAACGCTGGAGGTACGGGTGGACTACACGCTCACCGATGGCGGGGCGTTCCGGATCGACTACACGGCGACCACCGACGCCCCCACCCTCGTCAACCTGACCAGCCACACCTACTTCAACCTCGGCGGGGAGGGCAGCGGGAGCGTCGAGGACCACGAGCTGCGGCTGGCCGCCTCCCGCTACACCCCGGTGGGGCCCACCCTCATCCCGACCGGTGAACTGGCCCCGGTCCAGGGCACCCCGTTCGACTTCACGGGCCCGGCCGGCAAGCCGATCGGCCGGGATCTGCGCACCGGGCACGAGCAGCTGCGGTACGCGCAGGGCTACGACCACAACCTGGTGCTGGACGCCGGGGCGGGCGAGGAGCCGCGGTACGCCGCCACGCTGCGCGACCCGCGCTCGGGCCGGGTCATGGAGCTGGCCACCACCGAGCCGGGGGTGCAGCT
It contains:
- a CDS encoding GDSL-type esterase/lipase family protein; the protein is MPVSRPILASTLAAAASLALVAGCTSTPAGSEPESVNATDEAGVPAAPPWNTSPASVAAIGDSITRAFDACGVLADCPEVSWATGTDPEVASLAHQLIGDPELLATRSWNLAESGARASDLPAQARAVTAHDPELVTIMVGGNDACAPDLASMTDTEDFRADIERAVEIVRESLPDTQIYVSSVPDLLRLWEEGSTSALARTVWGVADVCPSMLADPVAVTPEATERRDAVRERVEEFNAVLESVCAADALCRYDGGAVFGYQFTADDLSKWDWFHPNARGQAALAALAYEQISME
- a CDS encoding mandelate racemase/muconate lactonizing enzyme family protein, whose protein sequence is MRITGISTHVVGTPWRNLTYVQVHTDEGLTGVGETRMLGRTDALIGYLREAEVNHIKGSDPFAVEDLVRRMKYGDYGRAGEIVMSAIACVETACWDIKGKALGVPVWQLLGGRANASDNRIKAYANGWYTVERTPEAFHRAAEAVVARGYQALKLDPFGTGNFELDHAETVRSLSLVEAVRDAIGPERELLLEMHGRFSPATAIRLAKDLEEFAPSWLEEPVPPENLKALAKVAAKTTLPIATGERIHDRIEFRELFESQAADIIQPDLGHLGGISEMRKLAATAETHYVLIAPHNVGGSVLTAASLQLAGCTPNFKILEHFNDFADAEIKKVVKGAPEVVDGYFTLSEEPGLGVELDTDAAAEFPQQQARFDLWAEGWEKREGTNK
- a CDS encoding zinc-dependent alcohol dehydrogenase; this encodes MTRGSTARSVLIEEPGRHRLVTGPPAEPGPGEVRVAVRAAGICASDREVYEGTRAPGYVRYPIVPGHEWAGTIEAVGEGVDPSLIGRGTVAEGFRACGMCERCRTGQTSLCTAGYEETGFTRPGAFADTVVVPARLLHPLPDGVDLSAAALLEPAAVVAAAVLAAPPSPGERVAVVGAGTLGLLAVQFLAASSPGELLAIDPRKRPLEQAAAFGATATVTPDAANALHGRYDLVIETAGAPTTARDATLLARRGGRVVLTGMPEAGAVGIDPVHLSVSQLTVSSVFGATPAAWSYAVRAFGGGLLRPADLITHQLPLESFGEAIELVGSGDPEVGKVLLTP
- the chvE gene encoding multiple monosaccharide ABC transporter substrate-binding protein produces the protein MSRARAATRVTTATGAALALTLLLAACGQDSNRGGGGGGDRDPEAEGGTIGIAMPTKSSERWVADGNNMVQQFEDAGYDTVLQYGENRVENQVSQIENMISQQVDLLVIAAIDGSAMTNVLQQAHDAGIPVVSYDRLLLGSEYVEYYASFDNERVGRLQGEYIVEALGLADGSEEGPFNIELFAGSSDDNNTQYFFQGAMDVLQPYLDSGQLVVRSGQTKLSQITTAAWDGGRAQSRMDDLLTAHYSGQRLDAVLSPYDGISIGILSSLKSIGYGSGNQPFPVITGQDAELASIKSIIDGEQTQTVYKDTRELARQAVAMSDALLTGGEAEVNDTESYDNGVKVVPAYLLDPVSMDITNYQILIDEGYYKESDLG
- a CDS encoding ATP-binding cassette domain-containing protein produces the protein MARAHGTASEPGHVLRMSGIVKTFPGVRALDGVSMSVRPGEIHAICGENGAGKSTLMKVLSGVHPHGSYEGDIEFEGEPCAFKDIRASERRGIVIIHQELALIPQLSIAENIFLGNERTGGRGFISWSTTLSETERLLRRVGLTGERPQTKISALGVGKQQLVEIAKALAKRVRLLILDEPTAALNDEDSRQLLDLIRELRDQGISAILISHKLKEVLSVADSVTILRDGRTIETLPAEGLTEDRIIRGMVGRELDAYYPDRVPYEGEDAGQVALAVREWTVAHPADERRKSVDSVSFEVRRGEILGLAGLMGAGRTELAMSLFGRSWGRYEGGTVAVDGEEVSTRTVPEAVAHGLAYVTEDRKTYGLNLIDTISRNISLAGLPGMARRGVVDEHAETRIAERFRTSMNIKTPTVFEQVGRLSGGNQQKVVLSQWINTGPKVLILDEPTRGIDVGAKAEIYAVISALAAEGRAVVLISSELSELLGLCDRIATMAAGRLTGVLEREQASQEALMRLMTRTEEPVDSVVSAAGGGRGDEDGEARG
- the mmsB gene encoding multiple monosaccharide ABC transporter permease, whose amino-acid sequence is MSGTDVTLDKNAPAPGGGDGPGPGRGSGGPAGGLAVLASELLRSVRTNMRQYGMLIALGVLVVIFQIWTGGDLLMPGNVTNIILQNGYILILAIGMMIVIINGHIDLSVGSVAAFSGAASAVLIVNHGVPWPLALTLSLLIGAAAGAWQGFWVAYIGIPSFIVTLAGMLLFRGATQLLLDGQSRGPFPRGFQNMSQGYLPEVGPYTNYHNLTLLLGLLVVAVVLFQEWRKRQQQREYELEVLPRNLFLLKCAAIVAATAAFTMTLASYRGVPVVLLILSGLLIVLGYVMRNAVLGRHVYALGGNRAAAQLSGVKDKRVTMAVFINMGVLAALAGCVFAGRLNAGTPGAGQLFELEAIAAAFIGGASMSGGVGTVLGAVIGGLVLGVLNNGMQLVGIGPDWQSIIKGLVLLAAVGFDVWNKRRART
- a CDS encoding aldose epimerase family protein, whose translation is MSTTEHRTAAAPPARTPFGTLPDGTGVDRWTLARGGLRLAVLTYGGIVQSLEVPDREGRLANVSLGFDHLAPYAAGGASPYFGALIGRYGNRIDGGRFTLDGREHRLPVNSGEHSLHGGNTGFDRRLWDITPFDGPLGTGLTLRRTSPDGEECYPGTLEVRVDYTLTDGGAFRIDYTATTDAPTLVNLTSHTYFNLGGEGSGSVEDHELRLAASRYTPVGPTLIPTGELAPVQGTPFDFTGPAGKPIGRDLRTGHEQLRYAQGYDHNLVLDAGAGEEPRYAATLRDPRSGRVMELATTEPGVQLYSGNFLDGSLVGSSGRAYRQGDAVCLETQHFPDSPNRPGFPSTVLRPGETYRSSTVHTFTTG